The DNA window AAACACAAACGGGAGACGAATGATCAGGGTTGCCACCGGAAATAATattttcgtactaaattttcccctaaAAAGGTACTATTGAAAATAGTTTTTGGAAAAAAAGTACTAAAGAATTTATTTAAAATGGAATAGGGTTATGCATAAGGTAAGTAAGTTACTGAAAGCAAAGTATACTtgtcaaaaatatttattaaatgagaacagAACTTACCGGTTTTGGTCGTCATATTTggctcttctcttaatccttggaaaacattgccaaagcaataaactgttttgaaatgtgaaaagTATGGGCAAACGAATGTTTCAGTTTCTCCTCCGTCAGAAGCAGCCAATTCAACATACAGGTTTGGAATTTGTTTCTCAATTTTGTCTTATTGGTAGTAACAGCAGAAAAAACCCATTTTGTTGCAGCAGAAGAATGTAGTAAACagaacactgccttcacaaaattcgtcaaatttggaaaggtgtagtcgcctacaggatttttaatttcaaataccccgggcgagttggccgtgtggttagtggcgcgcagctgagagctttcatccgggagatagtgggttcgaaccccattgtcggcagccctgaagatggttttccgtggtttcccattttcacaccaggctgaaaagcttttaagtttctgtggacttagctaaccactatttcctatctaatttcattaacactttctgtaattacaatagggaaatatatagctaatgggattataatgatgaaactgccatctcattagtaattttccaggttcgccatggacagatttcttaaaaCAGGATTACGAAAATCCACCATCTTAAATATCTGTTCGCAAACTTCAACATGGCTCTGAAACTTATTCTTGTTCTTTTGCTGCATTAGAAGAGTGTATACTCTACCCCTGTAAAAGTTACAAGATTCCCATAAGAACGTACTAAAAtgatcatgaagtactagatctagcactaaagtactaaaggtggcaacccTGCGAATGATTAGAAGCTAGAGATGGGCACTTTCGAGTGATAACTATGGAACTTGTCGATAgattaaactatcgtaacagtcgactgaattcagtcgcactcccgtcacagcgacgcagAAAAGAATgggactatcggtttatggtcactaagGATATGTAATATacatgttaactttataggtacctacttgACTTgctgattttctcttgtcgtttatgtgctttacctttcctacttttaaagacaccactcaaaattgaagtttactaatgtcattccacgccatcagtccattgacacttcggaacataccacataatcgagcagcttgtctcctttctcccaagtcttcccagaccaaacttcgcaacattGTATATTATGAATGATATTATGATTTTGCCAATTGTTGCATTCACGGCCTGTACTCATAAACATGATATAGGCTAttgggcttatgccttattttcttgtcacggcataaccccaaaagtCTACATCATATCGATATTATAATTGATGGCCTTTGAAAAACATATTTCTAAGAAGAACCTTATCTTCCTTCCATCTGATAGGGTAAACCATACAGTGATGGGCACTTTAAGAGGGCTCAAATAGTTTTATTTCACATACACCGAATAATTATGGAGATACATATTTCATTCATTGCAAGAGAATAGTGAAGTGTTCCTAGTTTTATAAGAATGATATGTTAGATATTTAGTATTAATTGCTGACCTtctataaaatattaatttcagaaattcataaaatgacagTGATGGGCACTTTGAAGACTAACTTGGGCACTTTGAAACACAGTGATGGGCACAGAGGAAAATACCTTCTAAGGAGTCACAAAACCTATTATCTCCTTAGTTTAATCACTTCCACTGTAATCTACTATATCCAAACAATTTATGCAGAAGAAAATATTCTCATCCTCTGATTCATTTTCTGCTGGATGCAAATCGTTTCCCACGGGAAGGCATTTCTTGTGGAATATCTTCTGACATATTTGACAGGAAACTCCTTGTATCTTAGTATTAAGGCTACCGCCACACTGGAAACAAAGTCCAGAAGAAAATATTTCGGCGGATTTCCGAAGGGAATTGTTAGTTTTGCTCTCCAGCAAAAAGTTACTTGTTGACGCCCCGAAGAAACATCTTCCCATCTTCATTTCGCCTGTACTCAGGATGTTCGTAGAAGTACTGCCTTGTTCACAATCAGCTACTCCTTTCCTCTCAGCCAGACTTTCCGTGTTCTGCTTCAAGTGTTCGTCACCATGATTCCTCTCACCAGATTGTTCATTGCGATTCTCAAATAGCAAGACTTTTTTTACAGATGTAGCTGCAGTCATTTTGGGGTCATTGCTCTCTCGTATGACAGGCAAAATATCCTTCCTTTTCTTGTTACCCCTTTCATTCTTGTTTATTTGGAAATTTTTCTcctctctttttctctttctgtcttCCTTCTTCCTCTCCTCATTTGCTTTCGTGTCTGCCTTTTCTTTATGGATGTCTTTCCATTGCTTTGACGTTATCACGTAAGGCATGCGTTGCACATTCCGTAGATTTTTCCTTTTGGGCGTTTCAGGCCATACAAGACAGTCTTCCAGTGATTTAACATCCGAACGCTTCAACACACTGCTTGACGATGGTGTTCGTGGCTGAGGCGATTCATTCATGTGTAGAGGAGCTGTACTGAGGGTCGGTTGTTCTTGTTCTACATATACATTCTCCAGAGCAGTTTGTTCCAAATTTGTTTCTCTGGTTTGCTGTTCTACATCCTGTCCATCAAACTCCGAATTTTGATCATTTCTCTCAAAAAATTCCTCATACAGTCTGTACAATACAaaaaattcttcactgtgttcttCTTCAGTTACCTTCTCAATATTCTTGAACTGCTCAATTCTCTCCTCTCCAACAATACTGCAGAATTTTTGAAATGCCAGTAATTTGTTCTTCTCATCCGAATTATTCACATTTTTGTTAATATCGGTTGGAGTGGCAACACTGTACTTTCTTCCAATACATTTAGTGAAGTCTATGTTGTCTGGGTTCCATGGAACAAGACCACAGGCTCTGAAACCACTTTTCAAGGTTTCTGGCTTTATTCTCTCATTCACAATCTTTTCCAGCACTGGAGCAAAGTCCTTTCTCGTGAGAGCTTCAGAAGGGTGTTCTCGACGCCAATTTAGCACTCCCTTTTTCCACTCACTCTTGACTGGCTGAAATACAGCAACGTCCGCTGGTTGGAGAATTCTTGTGGCGTTCGGATATAATGCTATAAGAATTATCTGAAGTTCAGTACAGAGCTCGCTAAGCTGAAATGTAAGGTGGCTCTTGTGACCATCCACAAACAGTATCACTGGAAATTTTACGTGTGTTTTCACTAAATGGGGATGAAGAACATTTGCCACAAATTCGAAGAATACTTCGGATCTCATCCAGCCCGAGTCACTGCAGCCTATGCCCCATGAATCTGGAACAGACTGTACAATCTCATTAGGCAGTCTTTTATAGTTGTATACTATCATTGGAGGGCAGACTGAACCATCGGCTCCAAATGTGAACATAACTCTCAAGGTTTCCTTTTCATTTCCCATTGAAACTTCATAAACATTTTTTGAACCTCTTGGAGCAATGACTTTTTGATTCTTTGGGCACAGTTGAAAGTTTGTTTCATCTCCATTAAACACTCTTGATGGGTCTTGGAGTATATCAAACAAATTTTCTGATTTCAGATATGTTTCAATCTCTTTAAACCATCTTCTAATATCTGCTTCACTTATATTAGCACTAGCCTTCGTTACAGTCTCAGATGTCCTTTCTGATAGGACCGGATGTCTCCTAAGGAAAGCTTTGTACCACCCAATTCCTGGTAGGTTATCCTTGAAAGGAGTTTTCCTTTCGTTTGATTTCAGGAATTCCTGCACACTGAGTTGAACATCTTCTCTTCGCCTAGGGAAACCTTTCTTACTCAAGTCTATTAGCCAGTTAACCAAACTTTCTTCTTCATTGTCGCTAAGGATCGGATTGGGACCAAATGTAGACTTAGGTTGTCCTTTAAGGTAACGCTGAAGTGTAGACCTAGGAACACAGAAGTTTCTTGCTGCAGTTTTTATCTTCTCTCCATCGCGTACCGCAGCAACTGCAGCCATTAGACTTTCTTTTCTGTAGGGCTCCTTTCCTTTATTTGGCATTTTGGAGCTGGAATAAAACAAACAAACCTATGGAATCGAAGTAAACAACTGTATGGAAACttttatgaataaaaatatattacgtCTTTTGCATTCACTTAGCCTTATTTATGATGCTTACGCCCTTAAAGTACGTATTTAGTGGAATAATATCTGCTTAAATTATCTGTTAGGATATTTCTCTTGATAAACTTAACGAAATATAAAAATAAGGGAGAATCACAGTGATGGGCACTGCCAATATCACACTGATGGGCACTGTGCCCATCAGTGTCAAATACCATTTTACTTGTGTTCTATTGTTAAAATGTATACACTGAGGGCATAGTGAAAAcattgatgaaataaaaatgtataatgcTCAAAGGTTCATAAATTACAGTGGTGGGCACCCAATGCCCATCACTGTTTTCTCAGTTGCAAACAGTCACAGTTATGGGCACAGCCATTTGTAGGTTATTGTTAGTTGGTAGAAGTTCAATAAGTATATCAAAACATAATTATAACTCAGGCTAACATATTTAAACAGCAGATTCGGAATATATAGTAGCATATTTTCTTACCTCCTTAATAACTGGATACACTCTTCTTAACAATTTGATAAGGATTCAATCCCAAACCAACATGAATTCCACAACACTAACAAACAAACTATGCTTGTGCTCATTGCGTGGCCACAGACCATGGAGATTGCATAGGAATATACCTAAGAGTACTTTTGACACAGAGGTACAAATAATGGATGCATACCGCTGCCAGAAGGCTTTTTTTTACACTCCTTGTAATTCCAGTGCCCATTACTATGTTAATGCCCATCACTGTATGGTTTACTACCAGACTTACAAACAATAGGTAGCGGTATCGCATACTTGCGTATCGGAAGCCTGTGTATTACATTTATGTGACACTCCTCAATTCGTGTCCATTGCTCGGCCCAGTGATGTGATGGCATCATCTATATCTCCATCGTTCACTTAACCGATGCAGTAGTTGTAGGGCAATGCAGGTatgttctaaatcactggcgtcatcATTCttcctgctgagtcagcacccgtagCCATTAACCCTATGAaaccatgaccacgtgaccgtgacgtcacgagcacgcgggcttgtttgtaaacaaaagcacgtacttttgatagctgtcatcttgacataCCTTAACCCCACTTTTTTGGAGAAGAGAACGTCgctaattcactgctgccatcttgacagctccTAACCGTATTTTtcttgaacaagtgaacgtggctaagcccactgctgccatattgacagATCCTAAGcacactgttgccatcttaactacgtggggcgcggaatttaaacagctgccaagatgacagctacgaacttgacaggtcctaaccacgtgcacttgatcggcgcggaattttgaacgtgcCTAACCTCAGTGCGCAACAggtcctatcctcactgctgctaTGATGACCATGTGTGCGCGGATATTGAACAGCTGCTAagatgacagctgtcgtcttgacggaaccTAACAACAcctttttggacaagagaacgtcgctaaccgcactgctgtcATCATGACAGACCCTATACCcgctgctgccatcttaaccacgtggggcgcggaatttaaacagctgtcaaggtgacagctgccatctcgACAGGTCATAAACCACGTGCACTTGTATGGTGCGGATTTTGAAgaagtaaacgtggctaacctcactgctgccatcttgagagaccctaacatcactgctgccatcttaactacgtggggcgcggaatttaaacagctgtcaaggtgacagctgccatcctgacaggtcctaaccacgtgcgcaCCATGGcgaggattttgaacaagtgaacatggctaacctcactgctgccatcttgacaggtcctgacctcactgctgccatcttaagcaTGTGGGCGCGGAATTCGAAACAATAATAGCTGTCATGATGACAGCTACCgtcttgacagatcctaaccatgtgcacttgtttgctgcggattttgaacaagt is part of the Anabrus simplex isolate iqAnaSimp1 chromosome 10, ASM4041472v1, whole genome shotgun sequence genome and encodes:
- the LOC137502382 gene encoding uncharacterized protein, coding for MAAVAAVRDGEKIKTAARNFCVPRSTLQRYLKGQPKSTFGPNPILSDNEEESLVNWLIDLSKKGFPRRREDVQLSVQEFLKSNERKTPFKDNLPGIGWYKAFLRRHPVLSERTSETVTKASANISEADIRRWFKEIETYLKSENLFDILQDPSRVFNGDETNFQLCPKNQKVIAPRGSKNVYEVSMGNEKETLRVMFTFGADGSVCPPMIVYNYKRLPNEIVQSVPDSWGIGCSDSGWMRSEVFFEFVANVLHPHLVKTHVKFPVILFVDGHKSHLTFQLSELCTELQIILIALYPNATRILQPADVAVFQPVKSEWKKGVLNWRREHPSEALTRKDFAPVLEKIVNERIKPETLKSGFRACGLVPWNPDNIDFTKCIGRKYSVATPTDINKNVNNSDEKNKLLAFQKFCSIVGEERIEQFKNIEKVTEEEHSEEFFVLYRLYEEFFERNDQNSEFDGQDVEQQTRETNLEQTALENVYVEQEQPTLSTAPLHMNESPQPRTPSSSSVLKRSDVKSLEDCLVWPETPKRKNLRNVQRMPYVITSKQWKDIHKEKADTKANEERKKEDRKRKREEKNFQINKNERGNKKRKDILPVIRESNDPKMTAATSVKKVLLFENRNEQSGERNHGDEHLKQNTESLAERKGVADCEQGSTSTNILSTGEMKMGRCFFGASTSNFLLESKTNNSLRKSAEIFSSGLCFQCGGSLNTKIQGVSCQICQKIFHKKCLPVGNDLHPAENESEDENIFFCINCLDIVDYSGSD